Proteins encoded in a region of the Bacillus marinisedimentorum genome:
- a CDS encoding DUF5317 domain-containing protein, translating to MVFDGIILSLLIGFFRGGNLKGIADLKLKFGWVFPVLLGVQLIIYFTQNSFEWIANFSSVSFMLVYIVGLYFLWVNRSYEGFGILFIGVFLNFIVMLVNGGRMPVSVEAAAVLDPHYIDALKNGLYAKHTILNNTTNLGFLGDIIALQPPYPRSQVISIGDIIMNIGAFIFLQHLMLKHNHKREIRHV from the coding sequence ATGGTTTTTGATGGAATAATTCTATCTCTGCTTATCGGTTTTTTTAGAGGCGGGAATTTGAAAGGCATTGCAGATCTTAAACTAAAATTCGGATGGGTTTTCCCTGTCTTGCTTGGTGTACAGCTTATAATATATTTTACGCAGAACTCATTTGAGTGGATAGCTAACTTTAGTTCTGTTTCATTTATGCTCGTATACATTGTCGGATTGTATTTCCTATGGGTTAACCGTTCTTATGAAGGTTTTGGAATTTTATTTATTGGTGTCTTTTTAAATTTTATTGTTATGTTGGTGAATGGAGGACGTATGCCTGTTTCAGTTGAAGCGGCTGCAGTTTTGGATCCACATTATATAGATGCTTTAAAGAACGGCCTATATGCCAAGCATACAATTTTGAATAATACTACAAACCTTGGTTTTCTTGGTGATATTATTGCACTTCAACCACCGTACCCTCGTAGCCAGGTTATTAGTATTGGTGATATCATCATGAACATCGGAGCATTTATTTTTTTACAGCATCTCATGTTAAAACATAATCATAAACGAGAAATTAGACATGTGTAA
- a CDS encoding sugar diacid recognition domain-containing protein: MKVVILTEKLAQNLVSETSRIIEHDIEIIDSTGKIIAASDNAKVNQPADLLDQIKEASQKSYITEKNKTYTTLPIEFNNEKVGFIKLEGYPHKVSRFAMMIKVALEAALLEVSQEKQSEMERRLREEVLQELIFGTDTPAVTWNKARQLKIDLNDGRIAAVFEVLPLQGESDKKQTAAKKITASLYRNLSAKDLVASPLPNVVVVLKHIPMSEKDDFLNVAQFDIETMIAGIEEEFEVTVKGGIGRRFNSIDHASESYKAAMMTLKAGKILYPEKNVYTYESLSYFTLLGDASDKQEYEDLITPYHQIVMGDKTGELRETFKAYVNENGDQKGASEAVFIHRNTLRYRLEKIHRLTGKNPRDLKDLIQLYASMMLYEFTQLQEN; encoded by the coding sequence GTGAAAGTGGTGATACTAACCGAGAAGCTGGCCCAGAATCTCGTTTCCGAAACTTCGAGAATCATTGAGCATGACATCGAAATCATCGACTCTACGGGAAAAATAATCGCAGCCAGCGACAATGCAAAAGTCAATCAGCCGGCCGATCTTCTCGACCAAATAAAAGAGGCCTCCCAGAAATCTTACATAACGGAGAAAAACAAAACATACACAACATTGCCGATCGAATTTAATAATGAAAAAGTGGGGTTCATCAAGCTTGAAGGTTATCCGCATAAGGTATCTCGTTTTGCCATGATGATCAAAGTAGCATTAGAGGCGGCCCTGCTGGAAGTCTCTCAAGAAAAACAGTCCGAGATGGAACGGAGGCTGAGGGAAGAAGTTTTACAGGAATTGATTTTTGGGACAGATACGCCGGCCGTCACCTGGAACAAGGCAAGGCAGCTGAAAATAGACTTGAATGACGGCAGGATTGCGGCCGTATTCGAGGTGCTCCCGTTACAGGGTGAATCAGACAAAAAGCAAACTGCCGCAAAGAAAATTACCGCTTCATTGTATCGCAACCTATCCGCTAAAGACCTGGTAGCTTCACCGCTGCCAAATGTGGTTGTCGTGCTAAAGCATATTCCGATGTCTGAAAAGGATGATTTTTTAAATGTTGCCCAGTTTGATATCGAAACAATGATAGCTGGAATTGAAGAAGAATTCGAAGTAACGGTAAAAGGCGGCATCGGCAGGCGGTTTAATAGTATTGATCATGCTTCTGAATCATATAAAGCTGCCATGATGACTTTAAAGGCCGGTAAAATACTGTATCCCGAGAAAAACGTATATACGTATGAAAGCCTTTCTTATTTCACATTACTGGGAGATGCATCAGACAAGCAGGAGTATGAAGATCTTATCACTCCTTATCATCAAATTGTGATGGGTGATAAAACAGGTGAGCTTCGAGAGACATTTAAAGCTTACGTAAATGAAAACGGCGATCAGAAAGGTGCATCTGAAGCTGTGTTTATCCATCGCAACACATTGCGCTACCGGTTGGAAAAGATTCACCGGCTTACTGGAAAAAACCCAAGGGACTTGAAGGATTTAATTCAGCTGTATGCTTCGATGATGCTTTATGAGTTTACACAGCTGCAGGAAAATTGA
- the manA gene encoding mannose-6-phosphate isomerase, class I produces the protein MGKQPIFLNPVFKERIWGGTTLRDEFGYSIPSDETGEAWAISAHPNGQSTVRNGQHEGASLGELWKTYRHEVFGNASGEVFPLLTKILDANKDLSVQVHPDDTYAKEHENGELGKTECWYIIDCKDDAELIYGHHARTRRELEEMIENGQWGDLLRRVKIKPGDFFYVPSGTIHALGEGTLVLETQQSSDTTYRVYDYDRVGADGQKRELHLAKAIDVTTVPHVDGENDLSVNQMAGGNVTTLVNSEFFTVYKWEVKTELKLSQDKLFMLGSVIAGEGQLTNDAGEASGLKKGDHFILPYGLGDFVIHGELEVIVSHL, from the coding sequence TTGGGCAAACAGCCGATTTTTTTGAATCCAGTATTTAAGGAACGAATCTGGGGTGGAACGACATTAAGGGATGAGTTCGGGTATTCCATTCCTTCGGATGAAACCGGGGAAGCTTGGGCGATCTCGGCGCATCCAAACGGGCAGAGTACTGTCCGGAATGGCCAGCATGAAGGGGCGTCTCTTGGAGAACTGTGGAAAACATACCGGCACGAGGTGTTTGGAAATGCTTCAGGTGAAGTTTTTCCGCTTTTAACGAAGATTCTTGATGCAAATAAAGATCTTTCCGTTCAGGTTCACCCGGATGATACATATGCAAAGGAACATGAAAATGGTGAGCTTGGCAAGACGGAGTGCTGGTATATCATTGATTGCAAAGATGATGCCGAATTGATTTATGGGCACCATGCCAGAACACGCCGAGAGCTTGAGGAAATGATTGAAAACGGACAGTGGGGTGACTTGCTTCGGCGTGTGAAGATCAAGCCAGGTGATTTCTTTTATGTGCCAAGCGGAACGATTCATGCTCTTGGTGAAGGTACGCTCGTGCTTGAAACCCAGCAAAGCTCTGATACGACTTATCGTGTTTATGATTATGACCGTGTGGGTGCAGATGGGCAGAAACGGGAGCTCCACCTGGCTAAAGCGATTGATGTAACGACAGTTCCGCATGTCGATGGAGAGAATGATCTGTCGGTAAATCAAATGGCTGGCGGAAATGTGACAACTCTTGTGAACAGCGAGTTTTTTACAGTATATAAATGGGAAGTGAAAACTGAACTGAAGCTCAGCCAGGACAAACTTTTTATGCTTGGAAGTGTGATAGCTGGCGAAGGACAACTTACGAATGATGCCGGTGAGGCATCCGGACTCAAAAAAGGTGACCATTTTATATTGCCTTATGGACTTGGGGATTTCGTGATTCATGGTGAGCTGGAGGTAATTGTTTCTCATTTATAA
- a CDS encoding phospho-sugar mutase → MDWKTEFDRWNNFAELEPEIRQQMDEMAGDEKKMEDSFYKELEFGTGGMRGEIGAGTNRMNIYTVRKASEGLANYLEETGNDYKSRGVVIAYDSRHKSPEFAMEAARTLGRHGIKAYVFDELRPTPTLSFAVRHLNGAAGIVLTASHNPPEYNGFKVYGDDGGQLPPKEAGELVEKVNKVEDELLIEVADEMDLKDSGLLEVIGKEVDDAYLEELKGIRVNPEMIKKQGSDLKIVFSPLHGTANKPVRSALEAFGFMNVAVVKEQELPDADFSTVKSPNPEEHAAFEIAIKYGKEIDADILLATDPDADRLGVAVKNPDGEYVVLTGNQTGALMLEYLLSQRKANGVLPENGIVFKTIVTSEIGRVIAREYGIATEDTLTGFKFIGEKIKEYEQTGEYEFQFGYEESYGYLIGDFVRDKDAVQAALMAAETAAYYKSQGKSLYDGLLDIFDKYGYYQETLHSMTLKGKEGAEKIAGMMDQFRSQPPAEAAGLKVAAMEDYQKSERTELDTGNKNDIDLPKSNVLKYFLEDGSWFCLRPSGTEPKIKFYFGVNAETLEGSEQKLQDIKNAVLNLV, encoded by the coding sequence ATGGATTGGAAAACTGAATTTGACCGCTGGAATAACTTCGCGGAATTGGAGCCGGAAATACGGCAGCAGATGGATGAAATGGCTGGCGACGAAAAGAAGATGGAAGACAGTTTTTACAAAGAGCTTGAATTCGGAACAGGCGGCATGCGCGGAGAAATCGGCGCCGGTACGAACCGGATGAATATTTATACTGTGCGGAAAGCTTCAGAAGGGCTTGCCAATTATCTTGAAGAGACCGGCAATGATTATAAAAGCCGCGGTGTTGTGATCGCTTATGATTCACGCCACAAATCACCGGAGTTCGCGATGGAAGCTGCCCGGACGCTTGGCCGGCATGGGATAAAAGCATACGTTTTTGATGAATTGCGCCCGACACCGACACTTTCCTTTGCGGTCAGGCACTTAAATGGAGCAGCAGGGATTGTGTTGACGGCAAGCCATAACCCGCCGGAATATAACGGTTTTAAGGTGTACGGTGATGATGGCGGCCAGCTTCCTCCCAAAGAAGCCGGGGAGCTTGTTGAAAAGGTGAATAAGGTTGAGGATGAGCTGCTGATTGAAGTTGCCGATGAAATGGATTTGAAAGACTCAGGCTTGCTCGAGGTGATTGGTAAAGAAGTCGATGATGCTTACCTTGAAGAGTTGAAAGGAATCCGTGTGAATCCGGAAATGATCAAGAAACAAGGCAGTGATTTGAAAATAGTATTCTCACCGCTTCACGGTACGGCCAATAAACCGGTGCGGAGCGCGCTAGAAGCTTTCGGATTTATGAATGTTGCCGTGGTGAAAGAGCAAGAATTGCCGGATGCCGACTTTTCAACCGTTAAGTCTCCAAATCCTGAGGAGCATGCTGCCTTCGAAATTGCGATTAAGTACGGCAAGGAAATCGACGCAGATATTTTGCTGGCCACTGATCCGGATGCTGACCGTCTTGGAGTAGCTGTAAAGAATCCGGACGGGGAATATGTTGTGCTTACCGGTAACCAGACCGGGGCTCTTATGCTGGAGTATTTGCTTTCCCAGCGGAAGGCGAACGGCGTACTTCCGGAAAACGGAATCGTATTTAAGACGATTGTTACTTCGGAAATCGGCCGGGTCATTGCCAGGGAGTATGGGATTGCAACCGAAGACACACTCACAGGCTTTAAGTTTATCGGTGAAAAAATTAAAGAATATGAGCAAACAGGGGAATATGAATTCCAGTTTGGTTATGAAGAAAGCTATGGGTACCTGATTGGTGATTTTGTCCGTGACAAAGATGCTGTCCAGGCTGCATTGATGGCCGCCGAAACGGCTGCTTATTATAAGTCTCAAGGAAAGTCGCTTTACGATGGGCTGCTGGATATCTTTGATAAGTATGGATACTATCAGGAGACGCTTCATTCGATGACCCTGAAAGGAAAAGAGGGCGCCGAAAAAATTGCCGGCATGATGGACCAGTTCCGCAGCCAGCCTCCTGCAGAAGCGGCAGGACTGAAAGTGGCAGCGATGGAAGATTATCAAAAGAGCGAGCGGACTGAACTGGATACCGGTAATAAGAACGACATTGATTTACCGAAGTCCAATGTGCTGAAGTATTTCCTCGAAGATGGATCCTGGTTCTGCCTGCGCCCATCAGGCACAGAACCAAAGATTAAGTTTTATTTTGGTGTGAATGC